The genomic stretch CCAGGCCTTTCCTTATGACATTACATCCAGTTCTTCCCAGTTCTGTAGGACCCACCCTGCCCCCCAGGTGTGAGGATACAGTGACAAAGAGAGACTATACCTACCCCTGAAGAGCTGCCATGCCCCTGAGGGGACACAGCACagacaaaggaaaccaaggcagacacgAATCATTACAATGGTTAGGACTCTGCTGGGAGGGGGCCCTCGGAAGCTCTTTCTATCCTTGGAGGCTGCAGCTGGAATGTCTTTGTTCCCTTGTAGCACTGCAGAGGGGGGAGGCCACCCCCCCCAAGTCAGCTTGGACAACAGTTGAGACAGCCTAGGGATGGGAAGCAAAATGGGGGGCTCCTCCCTCGCctactttcccctcttctccgAACTCCAGTTCCATGGAGATGGGGCTGGGACTGAAAAGCAGGACTGAGTTCTGGGAATGCAGCAGAACTGAGTGGGTGATGGAGGTGGGATGCTGCTTGGTCATGGCAACTGAGcagtccatcaattctttctcgaGCACTTACTGTGGGCAATGCCCTTCGTGAGGCCTTGGGCTTACCTATGAGATGGGTTGCAGCCCCACCTTGCTTCTCACACTTCTCACACGGAGACATCCTACCTCTAATTCAAACTACAAGGGAGAGAAGCATGGTGGGGGTGGAAGAGAAGACTCCAAATCCATGGTCCTGTGAGATGGGGGGCGGTGCAGGGTAGGGTTCCTAGAGATGTCATAAGACACAACCCCAGAGGTAAGGAGGGGCTTCATCCCAGGAAGAAGGAATCTCAGTTCTCATCAAGTCATTCTTCCTCCTTgtatggaaaaggaaacagaagcccaaTCACACAGTCGGTGAGCATCAGCACTCGGGTCCTTCTTATGACCGCCTCTTGTCCCATGCAGCAGATGATGAGGGGGTGGCAAGTCCCTTCCAGGCTCTGGATCCAAGCAAGAAGGGTTTGGGATGGGGGACAGGGTCATCTGGGACACAGATCTCGGTTTTACCTCATGCATCCTGCGTGCCTAGCTCTGTGCTGGGTAATGTGGGGTGGACAGAGATGTCACAATCTTTGTCCTGGACCCAGAATGGCTGTCCTTGCAGCTAGTACAGCTGACAAGACACTCATCACTTGTCCAATCTCCAAAGACAGAGGAAGGAGGCTCAGGGAAGATGCCAAAGGGGAGCCTGGGACAGGACCTTCAGTAGGACCTTTCCAATTCCCGATGCCCATGTCCTGCCCCCACCACTGAAACATTGTAATTCCACCTGAGACAGGGTTATCACAGACACTGAGGAAAAAGCTTCTCCGTAACTGATCCCCACGAGAGCCAGAAATCTGATCTCTCCCGCTCCCCTTTAGACCTGGAGGGTTCTGCTTTCAGCCCAAAGCAGGGCAAAGAGGGGTGAGGAAGAACAGGGTCTGGAGGGAGGAGATAGTGTTTGGGAATGGGAAGACGATGTGCTATGGGGAGACTGAGGGAGCTGAGACGGTGTGCTATGGTGTAAAGGACACATGGGACCCAGGTTTCACACTGGACCCTTCTGAGTCCTTGGACAAATGCAGAGATTGAACTGGGTGGTTTTAAGGGACTTTCCAGGGTTGATATCCTCTGATGCTGCTACTTCAAAGAACTCAATGTTCATCTCGCCAGCTTCTTCCCCAAGTAAGGCACATTAACCTTCAATGTGACCTCTTCTGTCTCGGACCCATCAACtgcccatatgtaaaatgagagggtgggaaTGGGTCTCTAAGCCAGCTCCTGCTCTGACATTCTTGGCTTCTCTCCcaactttctcccctcccttacaGGTGCACCAGGAGGAAAACGCTGGCCCCCTTTTCCCCAGCCCAGACACCCCCCTGGGCTCTGGCCCAACAGGAGCCGACCtcagggggcaggggtggggccTGGGCCCCTGCTCTGCTGAGTCACTGCCTGCCCAGACATGCTCCCACTTCTGGTCCGGCTGCAGCAAGCAGCCAAGATGGTGCTAAGCAGGAAGaaggtggtggtgctgctgctgttgGGTGGGACGCTGAGCCTGCTTCTCCACCAGGGATCGCAGCTCAGCTGGTAAGGAAGGGATAGGGCTGGGGgctgggctcagggcctcctgatgGTCTGCACCTTTCCAGCCTTGGGGATGGAGGGTCCTGGGCTGAGGCGTCCCCTCTCAGGCCTTGTGTCCATAGCAGTAACATGCCAGGGCTGGGTTGGCCGACCCCCACAGTTGGCCTTCAGCTCCACCTCAGTCCCAAAGGAGGAGTGGAGAAGGAaacccttaaggtcccttcctttgcccccccccccagaataaaAAGCCCCAGTGCTTCAGTGTCATGCTTTTCCATGGGATTCTCCTCAGGTGGGCAGGGCAGAAtgatgatctccattttacaggtgaggaaaatgagtgcCAAGGGTAGATTCTTGGTCAGATCCTTGCAGGGGCTCTTCCTCCACCATCCTTCCTGAGGTCTCCAGCGATCATCCAGGATGACTACGAAGGGCTTATCTAGAACTCATTCTGGTTCTCAGCTTCCCCGTCTATAGCTCTGGAGAAGCTTTGTGGGGCACCTGTGTGCAAACACTTGATGTGCTGGCTTGTAGAATAATGAGATTTGTTCTTTTCAAcctcagaaagaaaaaaccaGTAACGGTGGGGAGGATGTTGCAAATAGACAAATTTAAGCTTGAAGAATTTCTGAACACTCAGAGCTGTCTGAAGGTGGAGTGCAACTCCAACAAGGGGCTGGCCCCTCTCCTTGGAGGTCTGCAAGCAGCAGGCTGGGTGTCGCTCATTGGGTCTTCTGGTGTAGGGATTCCTTTCAGATACAGGTTAGATTAGatgcccctgaggtcccttcagaTGCTCAAATTCTGCAAAGTGAGAGAATGGCTTCAGGGACGATGACACCCTCCTCTAGCATCAAGTccatgttgggggaggggggagctgaGAATGGAGCCCATTCCTGTAGGGGCCCATTGGGATGGGGTGGTGCTGATTTAACACTTTGAGGCCTAGAAAGCCCTAAGTACCCTCAGCCTAGAAGGCAGAAAGGGAGGAGAGCCAAGTAAGAAAGGTGAACCTAGAGGCATCCTACAGGCCTCCATCCCCACCTTGCACAGGAGCTAATTTCATCATCTCTGGGTGTTGCATGAAGTAGACATCAGAGACAAACACTCAACTTCATGGTGCTCCAAGCCAGGTTAGAACCCCCTCCTCACTAGCTGCCCTTGGTCCAACATGTCTCCCATTTCTCTGGACCAGGGGAGAGGGCTTCCCAAATGGTCAAGGACGGTGAACAACATCCCAGTCttgaaggacaaagaaaagtgGGACAAGAGAGAAGATGAGCTAGCAGAAGACAGTAGAGGAAGGAGGGCAAGTGGGCACAGGGACATGGGGCATGCAGACTGTGCCGCTGTAACCAATGGGAAAGCCAGACTAGTCACTGCAGGAAGCTGAGGTGCAGGGCTGGCAGGAGGCAGCCCCACATTGGCAGGTGAGGAGGCCGGCCCTCAGATGATGGACAGATACCCAAATCTGGCTCCTCTGTGTGGGTGAGCCTGAGCAGGCCCCCATGAAGGCCCCAGTCAGCTTTCCACTGAGCTGTACAGAAGCTAATAATCGGGAGTCTCTTCATCTGGAATTCCCAATGATGGTGGTCtcttcaaaaggaaaaggggctCCCCATCACCCATGGTCTTCCAGAAGAGGCTGGGTGACCACATAGCACTAAGTGGGTATGGGGACAGACAAGATGGTCACCAAGGGGACAGTCCTAACTAGCATCATGTGTGACCATGCGcaagccccccaccccacccctctccaGGTCTGTTTGCTCATCACTGACGGCCTCAAGCTCCAGAATCCCAGATCAAGCTCAGTGCTGGTGTTTCACGGGTTTCCTTTAGACGGCCTCAGGGAAGTCCCTTTCAGCCTTAGacccagggcagctgggtggtgcagtaggtagagcactgtgcctggagtaatgaagacctgcattcaaatccatttcacttagcaagctgtgtgattctaggcaagtcctttaacctctatttgcctcggtttcctcacctgtaaaatgagaataacacataaggctcaaatgaaatatttgtaaaggacttagcacagaacctggcacatagtaagcattaagtaaatgttagcaattattagaACTGGGAGATTCCCTGACCTTGGCAGAGCAAGGTCCtctcccaggcctcagttttcccaactgtaaagTAGATTTGACTGATGCTCTTTCTGATTATGAACTCTGTAGGAGATCATGTCAATAAACAttaactaaggggcagctaggtggtgcagtggatagagcactggccctggagtcaggagtacttgagttcaaatctggcctcagacacttaacacttactagctgtgtgaccctgaacaagtcacttaaccccaattgcctcactaaaaaacaaaaacaaaacattaactaagtacctactaagtgctaggccAGCTAGGgggtgccacagtgcacagagcactgggcctggagttaggaaaactctgAGAGTTCAGAGCTGGCCTccgacacttcctagctgggtgaccctgggcaagtcacttcatcccctttgcctcagtttcctcctctgtaacatgagctggagaagtgtctttgccaagaaaaccccaaataaggtcagagttgggcacaactgacaAAGGACTGAACAACCCCACGTGCTTGATATGATCCAAAgcaaggtaaaagacagtccctgccctttggCAACAGCTCAGGTGTGAGAAGATGAGAGGCTGGGTCAGAGGAGAGATGAGCCAGACTGGCTCTGGGGAGGGGGTAGTGTGGAGAGTCAGGGCGACACCCAGGTTGGGAGgggctgggaggatggtgataccTTCTCAGTAATGGGGGGAGGAATGTTTAAGGTCAAGGGTAATGAGTTATTTTGTACACCTGGCCCCCAAGTTCACTGTAGCTGATTGTAGCAGCTGAGGTGGACTTGTGGCCCCTGAAGCTGGGCTGCGGGTGGATGGGGTGACCCAGGCATGTCTCCTCCACTCGGGAGGTCCTTGGCTGGTGTGGCAGGGGGCAGTCCCCATCACGGATGTCTCTGGGGGGACAGGGGGGCCCATTCCCCGCCCTTACTCCCCACAGGTCCCCCAGGCTGCTGTTCCTGGCATGTGGTAGGGCCCAGTCCGTGCCCTGGCCCATGCACGGGTATCCCCTGAGGGGCAGGGGGCATCATTTCCCCCTCAAACATtactcccccctcaccccccaccccccgcaggTCCACCCGGCTGCTCTTCCCCGGAGCCCCGTGCCCGGCCGGCGGCCGCACGCGGCCCAAGCACACGGCCGTGGCCTTCGTCAAGACGCACAAGACGGCGGGGACGACGGTGCAGAACATCCTGTTCCGCTTCGCCGAGCGGCACAACGTGACGCTGGCGCTGCCGCGGCCCAGCTGCGAGCACCAGTTCTGCTATCCGCGCGACTTCTCGGCGCGCTTCGTGCACCCGGCAACGCGGCCACCGCGCATGCTCGCCAGCCACCTGCGCTTCAACCGCGCCGAGCTGCGGCGCCTGCTGCCCAACGACACGGTCTACGTCACCATCCTGCGCGAGCCGGCGGCCATGTTCGAGTCGCTCTTTAGCTACTACAACCGCTACTGCCCGGCCTTCGTGCGCGTGCCCAACGGCTCGCTCGAGGCCTTCCTGCGCGCGCCGCGCGCCTACTACCGGCCGGACGAGCGCTACGCCATGTACGCGCACAACACGCTGGCCTACGACCTGGGCGGCGACAACGAGCGCAGCGCGCGCGACGAACCCGCCTACCTGGCGGGCCTCATC from Dromiciops gliroides isolate mDroGli1 chromosome 6, mDroGli1.pri, whole genome shotgun sequence encodes the following:
- the GAL3ST3 gene encoding galactose-3-O-sulfotransferase 3; protein product: MLPLLVRLQQAAKMVLSRKKVVVLLLLGGTLSLLLHQGSQLSWSTRLLFPGAPCPAGGRTRPKHTAVAFVKTHKTAGTTVQNILFRFAERHNVTLALPRPSCEHQFCYPRDFSARFVHPATRPPRMLASHLRFNRAELRRLLPNDTVYVTILREPAAMFESLFSYYNRYCPAFVRVPNGSLEAFLRAPRAYYRPDERYAMYAHNTLAYDLGGDNERSARDEPAYLAGLIRDLEAAFSLVMIAEYFDESLVLLRRLLAWDLEDVLYVKLNVRSAASRLAALPEGLARAARRWNGLDAGLYEHFNASFWRRVARAGRECVQREARELREARERLLHRCFGPRPRLRPAAEIRNKQLQPWQPLGNVGIVGYDLPSRPPGPGGDECLKLAMPEVQYSSYLLRKQKRRAGAWAERGRAGPGAGAEDQPPPPPPPRPIRALPRLARRG